The region CCCACAAATGGTTTTGATTGATACCGCTTTTTTAGAAACCTTACCCGCAAACCAAATGCGATCAGGCTTGGCAGAAATGTATAAACACGGTTTAATTGCCGATGCATCGTACTGGAATCAACTTAAAAATTTAAGTGAATTAACAACTGAAGATTTAATGTTGTTAATTTATCATTCCGTATCAATAAAAAACGAAATTGTTTTGCAAGATCCACTAGAAAAAAACGTGCGTAAACTGTTAAATTTTGGACATACTTTAGGGCATGTTATTGAAACGTATAGTCATGCGGGTAAAGGCTTAACCCCTTTATTACATGGCGAAGCAGTTGCTGTGGGTATGATTTTAGAAGCGTATATTTCTTACAAAAACAACTTGTTAACAAAAAAAATGTACACTGAAATAAAAGAAACTTTAAATTTGATGTACGAAAATATTGTTTTTACCGAAAATGATATTGAAATTTGCTGCAATTTACTGATACACGACAAAAAGAACGAAAACAACAATATACAGTTTACACTTTTAAACGGAATTGGTAGCGGAATTATAAACCAAACTGTTGATAAAGCATTGATTTACGAAGCTTTCAACAATTATGTAACAAACTAATTTTAACGTTATAACATTTTGTAAGTGAACAAAAATTGTAACATTTATAGTAAAAATATTTTTAAGCCATTCATAAAAAATTTGAGATGGGTAGCAAAGCAATTGCATTTTTTTACTTTGGTTTACAAGCCTTTTAAAACGGTTACCAAAAACCAAACGTACACTGAAAAATTATCTATTGCTTTTGCTAATTTAAGAGTTTGAAAAGGTATTCATAAATACAGAAAAAAACTCATTATTAATTTTTAAGTAAGCTTTTTATGAATACAAAATATTTCGACCTAATAAACCAAACTTTTTACTTTCCACAAGAAGAATTTACATTAAATAAAGATAATTTAATGTTCCATAATATCGATTTAATGAAATTGGTAGAACAATACGGAACACCTTTAAAATTTACTTATTTACCACAAATTTCTAACAACATTAACAAAGCAAAAGGTTGGTTTAGACAAGCAATGGAAAAACATAAGTACGAAGGTAATTATTACTATTGCTATTGTACTAAAAGTTCGCATTTTGAATATGTGATGAACGAAGCTTTTAAAAACGATATTCACGTGGAAACGTCGTCGGCTTTTGATATTAACATTGTTGAAAATTTACTAGAAAACGGTAAAATAACAAAAAAAACCAATATTATTTGCAATGGTTTTAAACGCGACCAATACATTGAAAATATTGCACGTTTAATTAACAATGGTCATAAAAATACCATTCCAATTATTGATAATTACGAAGAATTAGATTTGTTACAAGAACAAATTAAAGGTAAATTTCAAATTGGTATTCGTATCGCATCAGAAGAAGAACCAAAGTTTGAGTTTTATACATCGCGTTTAGGTATCGGTTACAAAAATATTTTACCTTTTTATCGCAAAACGGTTGCCGAAAACAATAAAGTAGAACTTAAAATGTTGCACTTTTTTATTAATACTGGCATACGTGATACCGCATATTATTGGAATGAATTAAGCAAATGTTTAAAGGTGTACACCAACCTTAAAAAAGAATGTCCTACGCTTAATAGTTTAAATATAGGTGGTGGTTTTCCTATAAAAAACTCGTTAAACTTTGATTACGATTACGCCTATATGGTAGACGAAATTATTAATCAAATAAAAATGGCGTGCGAAGAAGCCGATGTTGATGTACCAAATATTTTTACCGAATTTGGGTCGTTTACAGTAGGTGAATCGGGTGGTGCTATTTACAAAGTATTGTATCAAAAACAACAAAACGATCGTGAAAAATGGAATATGATCGACTCATCTTTCATTACCACATTGCCAGATACATGGGCAATTAACAAACGTTTTATTATGTTAGCAGTTAACCGTTGGAACGATTCGTATGAGCGTGTACTTTTAGGAGGTTTAACTTGCGATTCAGACGATTATTACAATTCAGAACAAAACTGGAACGCTATATATTTACCTAAATTCAATAAAGAAAAACCATTGTATTTAGGCTTTTTTAACACTGGTGCATACCAAGAAACCATTGGTGGGCAAGGTGGTATTCATCACTGTTTAATTCCGCAACCAAAGCACATTTTAATAGATCGTGACGAAAACGGAATTTTAGCAACCGAAGTATTTTCTGAACAGCAAACAGCCGATGATGTTTTAAAAATATTAGGATATTCAAACAACAAACAAACAAAATAATAAAGTAAATAATAAAGTAAATAATAAAAACATGAAGGGTCCAATTTCTCAATTTATCGAACATAATTACCGTCATTTCAATGCTGCTGCTTTAGTAGATGCTGCTAAAGGATACGAGCAACATTTGTTAGAAAATGGTAAAATGTTAATTTCATTAGGTGGTGCCATGTCAACTGCAGAGTTGGGTGTGTCGTTAGCCGAAATGATTCGTCAAGATAAAGTGCATTTTATATCGTGTACGGGTGCTAATTTAGAAGAAGATGTAATGAATTTAGTAGCACATTCACACTACAAAAGAATACCAAACTGGAGAGATTTAACCCCAGTAGAAGAACGTGAATTATTAGACGCACACTTTAACCGTGTTACAGATACTTGCATACCAGAAGAAGAAGCTTTTCGCCGTTTACAACAACATTTAGAAGATGTTTGGAACGCAGCCGAAGCTAAAGGCGAGCGTTACTTTCCGCACGAATTTTTATATCAAGTAGTAAATTCGGGCGTTTTAGAACAATATTATGAAATTGATCCAAAAGATTCATGGATTGTAGCTGCAGCACAAAAAAACTTGCCAATTGTATGTCCAGGTTGGGAAGATTCAACAACAGGAAACATATTTGCTGCAAACGTAATTAAAGGAAATTTACAAGCATCTACCGTAAAATCGGGTATTGAATACATGATTTATTTAACAGAATGGTACCGTGCAAACTCTGGCGGTAAAGGGGTAGGTTTCTTCCAAATTGCAGGTGGTATTTCAGGTGATTTTCCAATTTGTGTTGTACCAATGATGTATCAAGATTTAGAGTGGGAAGATGTACCATTTTGGTCGTACTTCTGTCAAATTTCCGATTCAACAACATCATACGGTTCATACTCAGGTGCTGTGCCTAACGAGAAAATTACATGGGGTAAATTAGATATCGATACACCTAAATTTATGATAGAATCTGATGCTACCATAGTGGCACCACTTGTATTTGCTTATATATTAGGACAATAAAAAAAATAAAAAAAAGTTTCAAAACATTTGCATAATACCTTAATGCTATAGTATTTTTGAAGCACCTAACTAGTACAATAATGAAACGAATAATTGTTGATTACGCAAAATTAACAAACGAAATTTTAACCTTATTAGTCGAGAAATTTCCAGACGGATACGATGATGCCGATGTTATCCAATTTACCAATGCAAAAGGCGAGTTAATTGAAGCGGTTGAGGTACGTACAGAAGATACTATTTATTTAGTAAAAGTAAGTACTAAACTACAAGATCGTATTGAAAATTTTGACGAGGAAGAAGAAGAATTACCTGCAGTTGACTCTATCAACGTTAAAGACATTGATTTAGAAGAAGAAGAAGAGGAAACTAAACCTAAAAAATCGTCAAAGAAAAAAGCAAATAAAGCTAATGATGATGAAGAGCAAGACGACGACGACGATGAAGATTACGACGACGACGATGATTATGACGATGATGAAGATTACGACGACGATGAAGATTTTGACGACGACGATAAATAATAAAAAAAATCTAACTTTTTTAAGTTAGATTTTTTTTATACATAAAAATACCACTTAAACTGCTAAAAAAATTAATTATAAAATTGTAATTTTACAGCCAAACTACACATCGCTATGAGTTCAAAAATATTGTTAAATTCACAAGAAGTTAATATCATCTTACACCGTTTAGCATGCCAATTAATTGAAAAACACAACGATTTTTCAAACACTGTACTAATAGGTATGCAACCACGTGGTAAATTTTTAGCCCAAAATTTAACAGAAATACTAACAAACCATTACGGAATTGAAAACGTAGCTTTGGGTTATTTAGATATTACTTTTTTTAGAGATGATTTTCGTAGAAACGATAAACCATTAGAAGCCAACAAAACCCAAATTGATTTTTTAGTTGAAGATAAAAACGTTGTTTTTATAGATGATGTTCTATATACTGGGCGCAGCATACGTGCAGCACTAACTGCTATACAATCGTTTGGTCGTCCTAAAGAAATTGAATTATTGGTATTGATAGATCGCCGTTTTAGCAGGCATTTGCCCATACAACCAGATTACCGCGGCAGACAAGTTGATGCTTTTAACAACGAAAAAGTTAAAGTACAATGGATAGCCGAAGGTGCATCAGCAAACGAAGTATTTTTACTTTCAAATCCATCTTAAATAATAAACAACATCCAACAGCAAATTCAAAATGAAAGAATTAAGCGTTAACCATTTATTAGGTATTAAATACATAAACAAAAATGATATTGATTTAATATTTGAAGCTGCAGATCAGTTTAAAGAAGTAATCAATCGTCCTATTAAAAAAGTACCTTCGTTACGCGATATAACCATTGCAAATATTTTCTTTGAAAACAGTACGCGTACTAAATTGTCGTTTGAATTAGCGCAAAAACGCTTATCTGCAGATGTTATTAGCTTTTCTGCAGCACAATCATCCGTTAAAAAAGGTGAAACGTTAATTGAT is a window of Myroides sp. JBRI-B21084 DNA encoding:
- a CDS encoding arginine decarboxylase — translated: MNTKYFDLINQTFYFPQEEFTLNKDNLMFHNIDLMKLVEQYGTPLKFTYLPQISNNINKAKGWFRQAMEKHKYEGNYYYCYCTKSSHFEYVMNEAFKNDIHVETSSAFDINIVENLLENGKITKKTNIICNGFKRDQYIENIARLINNGHKNTIPIIDNYEELDLLQEQIKGKFQIGIRIASEEEPKFEFYTSRLGIGYKNILPFYRKTVAENNKVELKMLHFFINTGIRDTAYYWNELSKCLKVYTNLKKECPTLNSLNIGGGFPIKNSLNFDYDYAYMVDEIINQIKMACEEADVDVPNIFTEFGSFTVGESGGAIYKVLYQKQQNDREKWNMIDSSFITTLPDTWAINKRFIMLAVNRWNDSYERVLLGGLTCDSDDYYNSEQNWNAIYLPKFNKEKPLYLGFFNTGAYQETIGGQGGIHHCLIPQPKHILIDRDENGILATEVFSEQQTADDVLKILGYSNNKQTK
- the aroB gene encoding 3-dehydroquinate synthase; the protein is MQIQASNYTVFFGTDGYASLSQFVSEKKYSKIVLLVDENTAVHCLNYVMQWLAVDVLFEILEIESGEENKNLETCTAVWESLTELNIDRKALLINVGGGMVCDLGGFVAATYKRGIDFVNIPTSLLAMVDASVGTKTGVNLGGLKNMVGSFTAPQMVLIDTAFLETLPANQMRSGLAEMYKHGLIADASYWNQLKNLSELTTEDLMLLIYHSVSIKNEIVLQDPLEKNVRKLLNFGHTLGHVIETYSHAGKGLTPLLHGEAVAVGMILEAYISYKNNLLTKKMYTEIKETLNLMYENIVFTENDIEICCNLLIHDKKNENNNIQFTLLNGIGSGIINQTVDKALIYEAFNNYVTN
- the pyrR gene encoding bifunctional pyr operon transcriptional regulator/uracil phosphoribosyltransferase PyrR, whose translation is MSSKILLNSQEVNIILHRLACQLIEKHNDFSNTVLIGMQPRGKFLAQNLTEILTNHYGIENVALGYLDITFFRDDFRRNDKPLEANKTQIDFLVEDKNVVFIDDVLYTGRSIRAALTAIQSFGRPKEIELLVLIDRRFSRHLPIQPDYRGRQVDAFNNEKVKVQWIAEGASANEVFLLSNPS
- a CDS encoding DNA primase: MKRIIVDYAKLTNEILTLLVEKFPDGYDDADVIQFTNAKGELIEAVEVRTEDTIYLVKVSTKLQDRIENFDEEEEELPAVDSINVKDIDLEEEEEETKPKKSSKKKANKANDDEEQDDDDDEDYDDDDDYDDDEDYDDDEDFDDDDK
- a CDS encoding deoxyhypusine synthase family protein; translated protein: MKGPISQFIEHNYRHFNAAALVDAAKGYEQHLLENGKMLISLGGAMSTAELGVSLAEMIRQDKVHFISCTGANLEEDVMNLVAHSHYKRIPNWRDLTPVEERELLDAHFNRVTDTCIPEEEAFRRLQQHLEDVWNAAEAKGERYFPHEFLYQVVNSGVLEQYYEIDPKDSWIVAAAQKNLPIVCPGWEDSTTGNIFAANVIKGNLQASTVKSGIEYMIYLTEWYRANSGGKGVGFFQIAGGISGDFPICVVPMMYQDLEWEDVPFWSYFCQISDSTTSYGSYSGAVPNEKITWGKLDIDTPKFMIESDATIVAPLVFAYILGQ